The proteins below come from a single Candidatus Eisenbacteria bacterium genomic window:
- a CDS encoding sugar ABC transporter permease, which yields MRARRAPSPGLAPWLFFFAVLGIFPLLYALALSFLSYNPLRPDLVRWVGFDNYARALENPSFWRALRTTVIFVVGTLPVTLTLAYLVAALLASARRAQGFFRAAIFFPATLSMVVISLVFKSLYAEEGLLNGWLASAGLPRVHWLQDPSLALPSIMLMDVWASVGYYAILILAARKTLPDEQLEAARLEGISRLRVERKIVLPHVRPVLLFVVLLNTIRSFQIFIEPFVLTRGGPLESTLTLVYYLYERAFYHFQMGYASALAFLLLVLVGLILLVQRRLLGRGSAEAAA from the coding sequence GTGAGGGCCCGGCGCGCCCCATCCCCAGGGCTCGCGCCGTGGCTCTTCTTCTTCGCGGTGCTCGGGATCTTCCCGCTCCTCTACGCGCTCGCGCTGAGCTTCCTGTCGTACAACCCGCTCCGTCCCGATCTCGTGCGATGGGTCGGGTTCGACAATTACGCCCGCGCGCTGGAAAACCCGTCCTTCTGGCGCGCGCTCCGCACCACCGTGATCTTCGTCGTGGGGACGCTGCCGGTCACGCTCACGCTCGCGTATCTCGTGGCGGCGCTCCTCGCGAGCGCGCGCCGCGCGCAGGGTTTCTTCCGCGCCGCGATCTTCTTCCCCGCGACCCTCTCCATGGTCGTGATCTCGCTCGTGTTCAAGTCGCTCTACGCGGAGGAAGGGCTCCTGAACGGCTGGCTGGCGTCGGCGGGACTCCCGCGCGTCCACTGGCTCCAGGATCCCTCGCTAGCCCTTCCGTCGATCATGCTGATGGACGTGTGGGCGAGCGTCGGGTACTACGCGATCCTCATCCTCGCCGCGCGGAAGACGCTCCCCGACGAGCAGCTCGAGGCCGCGCGCCTCGAGGGGATCTCGCGGCTCCGGGTCGAGCGGAAGATCGTCCTCCCGCACGTGCGGCCCGTGCTCCTCTTCGTCGTGCTCCTGAACACGATCCGCTCGTTCCAGATCTTCATCGAGCCCTTCGTGCTCACGCGCGGCGGGCCGCTCGAGAGCACGCTCACGCTCGTCTACTACCTCTACGAGCGCGCCTTCTATCACTTCCAGATGGGATACGCTTCCGCGCTCGCGTTCCTGCTCCTCGTGCTCGTGGGACTCATCCTCCTGGTCCAGCGACGCCTGCTGGGACGAGGGTCGGCGGAGGCCGCGGCGTGA